Sequence from the Fulvivirga ligni genome:
TAGTTATATTACTAAAAGTATAATCCCTTAATTTTCACACATTTACGAATAAAAAAATAATTTCAGAATTTCCCCTGATTTCTATCTGTACCTATATTTTGATATTTGTGTATCAATTTGAAATCACAAAACCAATGAAATTAAAACCACTTTATTTACTAGTATTACTTTTAATCACCACCACCAGTTTTGCTACTACAAACCCTACCGAAGAAGATCAGGAAAAAGAATAAAAAGTCATTTTATTCTGTCCATCACCAAATATCTGGAATGGTCTGAGGGCAATCATGAACTAACTTTAGGAGTAGTATCTAATAATGATGAAATGTATAATATCATGACATCATTAGCCTCCGCTAGAAAATCAAGTAAGAAAATAACTGTTAAAAATTATTCAAGTCTCTCTGAGATTGAAGGTTGTAATATTCTATTTATCACTAAAGAAGGTGGGTTAAGTGCTAACCAAATCCAGCAGTTGGACAATAAAAATTTGTTGGTCATCACTGAAGATGATGAGATTAGTAGCAGTGGATCTATTAATCTTGTAAAGGTAGATGGCAAACTGATGTTTGAAATTAACCGTGATATGGTTAACAAAACAGGCATCAAAATGGCCAGCAGATTGATGGATTTGGCCATCGTGAAATAGAATGGTATTAAAGAGGAGTCGAAAGACTTCTCTTTATATTATCACAAATAATAGCCGTAGCCATTGCCACATTAAGCGATTCAGCACTTCCATAGGCAGGTATGGTTACTCTCGAGGTTATCAGAGCCTCTACTCCTACTGAGATTCCATTGGCCTCATTACCCATTACCAGAACTCCCCCACTGTTGAACCTTACCTGATGCACATTTTCTCCATCGAGCAATGCACCATATATAGGTAATTTGAGTTCTTTTAGCTCCTCCTGTAAATTACCATAAAATACATCTACACGAGTGAATGATCCTTTTGAAGCAGAAATCACTTTAGGATTGTAGAAGTCAGCCGTTGTTTCTGATGCTATGATTTTATTAATACCATACCAATCAGCAATTCTAAGAATTGTTCCGAAATTACCAGGGTCATTAATGTCATCTAAGGCGATGACATATTCATCATTGGCAGTAATAAAAGGTTTGCTCGCCTTCATCTCCACAACTGCTATAGCCTGATTGTTTGACTTCAAAGTTCCTAAACCAGATAGCTCTTTTTCTGTTACTTGTAAAACCTCATTACCTGAAAGATCATTAGTAGAACAAAAATCTGAGGTCCCTGCGATAAGCCTTACATTAAAATCAGACTCCATGACCTCAAGAACACTTTTTCTTCCCTCTACTAAAAAGCATTGTTCTTGTTTACGGTATTTCTTTAATTGCAAGGATTTAATGAACTTCGCAGTGTTTTTGGAAATCATAAGCTACTATTTCGGTTGAGGGTATCAATACATCACATTTTAATTATGCTAGTAGGTATTCTACTTTCCGGATGTTTGGGTACCAAATATCTGAAAGAAGATGAAAAGTTACTCTACAAACAGAAAATAAAAAGTAACAGTCATGTAGATAAGGAAGACTTAGCGCAACTCTATGCCCAAAAACCTAACAGACAGCTTCCTATTGTTCCGTGGTCTCCGTATGTCTGGTTTTATTACTATGGTCTCAATAGATATGATCTGGAGCGTTATCAGACTAAGCGTGAGGTTACCAGAAACAAATTTAATGAGAAGATCAATGCCGCTAAGACTGACAACAAGGTTAAAAAGGTTGCAAGACTAGAGAGGAAAAAGCAGAAGCGAGTAGCCAAAATCAACAAGACAATTCAAGAAGGAAATATCTGGATGCGCTGGGGAGAACCCATCTCTATTTACGATTCATCCTTAACCAGGCAAACGATGGATCGTTTTGAATTGTATTTAAACTCCAAGGGGTATTTCCAGGCTAAAATAGACACTAACTATTCGGTTTCTGGTAAAAAGGTTTCAATAAAATACATCATTGAGGAAGGTGAACCCTATCTATTAGACACTATTTTTCTTACTACTACAGACAATAAGATTGGTGCACTATTAGAAAAGTATCAGGATGAATCATTTCTTCAGAAGGGAGAAAACTACGACCAAAGCAATATTACGGCAGAGAGAGAGCGAATCGATTTGCTGTTGAAGGATAACGGATACTTTGATTTCAGCAGACAATATGTTGAATTCAATATTGATACAGCTTATGGAGGCTCAAAAAAAATAGCGATTGAAACAGTAATCAATGAGCCCAAGAAAGGAGAACATAAGGTTTTTGTGATTGACTCAGTTAACTTCACTACGGATGCCAACACTGGAATGATCATAGATTCTTTAAGAAGCTCAGAAACTTACAAGGGCATCACTTTCAGGTATTATAATGATCTCTACAACTATAAAATCCTCAGCAGAAGAGTATTCATCAACAAAGATAGCGTTTACAGTAAAAGCAATACCTTTATTACCCAAAGGCAGTTGGCCAACCTTGATCATTTTAGGTTTATAAATATTAATTATGATTCTGCCAATGGTAAGTTTATTGCCAATATTTTCACCAGTCCGCTTAACAGGTACCAATGGACTAATGAAGTGGGAATAAATGTAACTCAAGGCTTTCCTGGACCGTTTTACAACGTTTCATTTAAGAAACGTAATGTTTTTAGAGGTCTTGAGATATTGGAATTGAATGGCAGGATAGGTATAGAAGGTGTAGCTCCAGCTACAGAAGTTCAAGAGGTTTACGCCAGTGTCGAAGCGGGTGCGAACGCGTCTCTTACGTTTCCTCAATTCGTTTTACCACTAAGTGCACGAGCCAAGGAACGGCTGGGTAGAGTAAACCCAAAAACAAGATTACTTGCTGGTTACACTTACACCGATCGTCCTGAATATATTCGTGAAAACATAAATGTTTCAAACTCATATTCGTGGCAGACAGAGAAGCAGACACTATTTAATTTCACCTCCACGGATATCAGCATTATTAATTCTGATCTAAGTACCAGTTTCAGAGACACTCTTCTGGTATTGGAAACTCGTGGTAATAGGCTAATCAACACTTTTCGCCCTTCATTCGTAAGTAGCATGAGTTTGAGTACTACCTGGAATTCAAATAGTTATGGAATAAACTTTGAAAACTCATCTTTCTTCAGAATATACCTGGAAAGCGGTGGCACCAGCCTTAACTTTTTAAATACTGACATTCTTGAAAACAAAGGGTTAGAGTATTACAAATATTTAAAATTCAGTATTGACCGGCGAGAGATTGACCCCATTAATGAAAATACCACCATCGCTTATCGGATAAATGCCGGGATAGCCAAACCATACAGTGAAAATAAGATCCTGCCCTATGAAAAATATTTCTTTGCAGGTGGAAGTAATGGTATCAGGGCATGGCGGCCACGTCGTTTGGGGCCGGGCTCCTTCTCTTCTATAGATTCGGTATCTAATCGGGTTACTTACAACTTTGAACAGCCTGGCGAAATATTAATTGAAGGCAGTGTGGAGCTCAGAAAAAACCTGATTGGCTTCATTGATTATGCTGCATTTGTTGATTTTGGCAATGTTTGGACCATCGAAAAGGATCCTTCCAGACCCGGTGCACAGTTTAAACCTAATCGTTTCTACAAAGAGATTGCTGTGGGTGCCGGACTTGGTTTACGATTTGATTTCTCGTTTCTGGTTCTCAGGTTAGATGCCGGACTAAAGGTGTACGATCCGGCCAGGCCTGAAGGCAAAAGATTCATCATGTCTACGGGGTATTATGATGAACCTTTTACTCCTACAGCAGCTGAAGCTGTAGTATTAAATATTGGTATTGGATATCCGTTCTAATAATTCAATAGCTTCTCAATTACTTTTGAAACCTTTTCACTGTTTGGTAGCATCTGTTTTTCGAGTTCTACATTAAGTGGGATCGCAGGTAAATTAGACGCTCCCAGTATTTGAACTGGAGCATCTAAATATTCAAAAAGGCGATTGGATATACGTCCAGCAAGTGATTCTGCAAAAGAGTTCATTAACGGCTCTTCAGTAAGAACGAACGCCCTATTATGTTTTTTTACACTTTTTTCAATGCTATCCCAATCTAATGGATTTAGAGATCTTAAATCCAGTATCTCTACCCGTCCTTCAAAATTCTTTGCTGCAGCTTTTGACCAATACACACCCATGCCATATGTGATGATGACACAAGTAGAATCATCTCCATGCTTATTAGCCTCCAACACACAATTAGCACTTCCTAATGGAATGGCGTAATCACTGTCCGGTTCAAACGTTTTTGCATCATTTGTCCCTGGCACTTTAGACCAGTATAAGCCTTTATGTTCTAGCATAATTACTGGATTGGGATCATAGAATGCTGCTTTCATTAAACCTTTCATGTCAGCGGCATTGGATGGATAAACAACCTTAATACCTCTAATATTCAATAAAGTAGATTCTATACTTCCAGAATGATAAGGGCCACCACCTCCATAAGCACCTATGGGCACTCTAATCAGCGATTGAATTGGAAACTTCCCAGCCGACAAATAGCAGCTCTTTGAAAGCTCTTCTACCAATTGATTTATTCCTGGCCAGATGTAATCAGCAAACTGAATTTCAACAATAGCCTTGGCTCCTACAGCAGACATACCCGCTGTTGAACCAATGATATAAGCCTCCTGAATTGGGGTGTTGAAAATCCTGTGATCGCCATATTTCTTCGCCAAAGTCGCTGCCTCTCTAAATACTCCTCCTAGCGTTCCACCTACATCCTGACCATAGAAAAGTGCTTCCTGGTGCTGTGATAAAATCTCATCAACTGCATGAAGAGCAGCATCCACCATCACAACTTTGGCAGAGCCTTCCGGATGTCGTTGACCCCGTTCCTCCTGAATCGCTGATTCTGCAAACTCATGAGAATCAAAATCGGTAATATCAGGATCTGGTGCGGCAATCGCTTTCTCATAATCAGCCGCTACTGCTTCTATGGCTTTCTCTTCAAGCTCTTCCAGTTCATATGAATCAAAACCATGATTCTCAAGATATGTCCTCAATTTTGGCAATGGATCACTTATAGCATGCTTCTCCAGATCCTTATCACCACGATACCATTCCTTTCTTACCCCGGAAGTATGATGACCGAGCAGCGGGCATTTAGCATGTACCAAAATAGGCCCTTTCCTCTCTCTCACATGGTTGACCGCATACTCCATCCCTAAATATGAAGATTCAAAATCCGCTCCGTCTACTCGTATTCGTTCTAAACCTTTAAAGCCTCCAGCAAATTCATAGGCGTCCATATTCCTCATTTCCTGACCGGTAGCTGATATGCCCCAATCATTATCTTGTACCAGATAAATGATGGGTAATTCCTTCAGTACCGCCATTTGAAGGGCTTCAGAAACTTCTCCCTCAGTAACTGAACCATCTCCCAATGAGCATAGCACTATCGGAGCTTTTCCTTTAATCTCTCCTCCCGTTTCTAAATACTTAATCCCCTGAGCCATACCAGTGGAAGGAATGGCTTGCATTCCGGTGGCCGAGCTTTGATGAGGAATGGTAGGAAAACCTTCTCTCTTAAGTGATGGATGAGAATAATATGTTCGGCCTGCTGAAAACGGGTCATCAGCTTTGGCCATCAATTGGAGCATTAATTCATAAGGCTCTAAACCAATACCGAGCAAAATAGACTCATCGCGATAATATAATGAAGCATAATCAATGTCAGTAAGATGAAAGCCGGCTGCCAACTGAATGGCTTCATGACCACGAGAGGTACTATGCACATATTTGCTGCATACCTCTCTGTTTTCGTCATAGGTTTCGGCCATTCTTTTCGCCACGCACATGAGGTAATACGCTTTTAAAAGAATGTCCTTCTCTACTTTCAACTTCTTTCCTTTCTTCTCAACTTTTGTAGTAGGCATATGATGGGTTTTAAATATTCCACGAGACCAAACTAACGATCGTTCGTAGTATTGCGAATTTACAAAATTCACAAAAAAGATCCCTTCAAATAATAAATTTTACAATAATGGTTTTTAATAAGGCCGCCTTCTTATCAATCAACTAATTATTCAATAGTTTTGCCGCATGAGCATTACAAAAGAAGACATCTCTCAGTGGTTCAAGAGTTTACAGGATGACATATGTCAGCAACTGGAAAATGCTGATGAAAAAGCCAATTTTCAGGAAGATCCCTGGGAGCGTCCTGGCGGCGGCGGCGGGCGCACCAGAGTAATTTCTGATGGTAATGTTCTTGAAAAAGGCGGTGTAAATTTCTCAGCGGTTAATGGAAAGACTCCTGTTAATATTCTTCAAGCTTTAGAACTGGAAGAGGCTGACTTTTTTGCTACAGGTGTTTCTATTGTTTTGCATCCCAATAACCCATGGGTACCTATCATCCATATGAATGTGAGGTATTTCGAAATGAGTAACGGCATCTGGTGGTTTGGTGGTGGCATAGACCTTACACCGCATTATGTGAATAAAGATGAAGCATCGTTTTTCCACAATTCACTTAAAAACATCTGCGACAATCATCATGCTGATTATTATAAGAGATTTAAAACTTGGGCCGATGAATATTTTTACATCAAGCACAGAAAAGAGACCCGTGGTATCGGAGGCATCTTTTTCGATCGATTAGGAGCCCAGGAGGGATCTAAAGAGGACTTATTCAACTTCGTTAAAGAAGTGGGTAAAGGCTTTGCGCCGATTTATACTCGCTTCATGAAAGACAATAAGTCCCGAGAATTCTCTCAAAACGAGAAAAATTGGCAAATGCTTCGTCGAGGTCGTTATGTCGAATTTAATTTAGTTTGGGATAAAGGCACAAAATTCGGCTTAGACACTGATGGCAGAACAGAATCCATTCTCATGAGCTTACCACCTCAGGCCAATTGGGTATATGATTATAATCCTGAAGAAAATAGTAAAGAGAGTGAAACGCTGAGTCTCCTGAAAAAGGATATTGATTGGGTAAAAGATAACTAAACCCTATTTTCGAGCCGAAAACTCCTAGAAACATGATTGAATGGTTAATAAAAATTGACGAACAGCTTTTCTTTTTCTTAAATGGCCTACACCAGGATTGGTTAGATCAAATCATGTTCTGGATATCAGATAAGTATGTTTGGTTTCCCTTTTATGCCATTCTCGCCGGATTTATAATTAAAAAATACAAATGGAGAGCTATTATTTGGTTGGTGGGTTTAGGCCTTGCCATAGGCGCTGCTGATTACATTTGCTCTGGAGTAATGAAACCCTATTTCGCTAGATATAGACCCTCCCGAAACCCAGATTTCGACGGAATGGTGTATATTATCAATGAATACACGGGTGGCAAATATGGCTTTGCCTCATCACATTCAGGTAATGCTTTTGCATTAGCCTCATTCATATTCTTCCTTTTCAAAAATGAATACAAATGGGCCTGGCTCTTTTTTCTATGGGCTGCTATAGTGGCTTACAGTAGAATTTACCTAGGCGTTCACTACCCTGGAGATATCACCATAGGTGGGCTTATTGGACTCTCCAGTGGCTATCTATTTCACAAGCTTGCCAACTGGGTTGATAAAAATAAATTTAAATCTGCCCAGACTTAGCTAATAGTTTCTGAACATACTTACCTATAATATCAAATTCCAAATTCACTTTACTTCCCACTAACAGGTCTTTCATATTGGTATGCTCGTAAGTATATGGAATAATGGCTACGCTGAAGCTATTATCAGTAGAATTAAAACAAGTTAAACTAATTCCGTTAAGGGTAATCGACCCTTTTTCTACCGTGAAATGCTCTTTAGAAATATCATGCTTAATTGTAAATAACCAGCTACCATCTTCTTCCTGAACGCTCACTACCTCTCCGGTCATATCTACGTGGCCCTGAACAATATGACCATCAAAACGTCCATTGTTCACCATGCACCTCTCCAGATTTACAATCTGCCCTGGTTTTAGATTACCCAGGCTGGTTTTGATCATAGTCTCATGAATGGCTGTAACAAAGTGGGTATCTCCTGCAACTTTAGTCACCGTTAAACAAACACCATTATGTGACACACTTTGATCTACTTTCAGCTCTGAAGAGATACTGCTTTCAATTTCAAAATGTCTATTCTCGCCCTCTGTCTGAATAGATTTAACCGTTCCTAAACATTCTATAATACCAGTAAACATATTCGCTAATTTTTAGATCGTAATGTTAATAAAAACAAGGCAATTTAGGCACTAAATGAGTGCTTCTCCCTAAGAGAAATTCTTCTCTCACCCATTAATAAAATTACCAGACCGGCCAGAGCACAAAATGCCATTACAAGCACCATTGGCAGTGTGCTGCCGTTATGAAGAATGCTTACTGCAGCAGAAGTAAGTCCACCAAGCCCCATTCTTATTGCTCCTACTAATGCACTAGCACTGCCGGCATTCTTAGAAAAAGGTGCTAAGGTTAGCGCCATGGCATTGGGGTTAGAAAGCCCATGACCAGTAAGGAATATAAATAATAAACCAATAAGGGTATACATATTCAAAAAGCCCATCACCGTTCCAGCCACCATTACTAAACCCGTAACTACCTGATAACTAATAGCTACCTTCATTACTTGTCTATTAGTAAAATGATTTAGTAAGATATGATTAAGCTGAGTAGATCCAATCATTGCGAAAGCCAAAATGGCAAAAATCCAGCCATAGGTCTTTTCGCTTACTCCATAAATATTGATAAAAACATCAGAAGATCCTGCGATATAAGCAAAAGGAGCAGAAGTGGCTATTCCACCTGCAAAAGCATAAACAGAAAACTGACGATTACTTAAAACATCCCAATAACCTCTGGCAACAGCCTTAGGTCTTAATGACAAAGATCTATCTGCCAGCTGACCTTCCGGCAAGGTAAAGTATACCCCTACCATAATCAGAGCAGTAATGGCTCCTAAAACCAAGAACACCGAATGCCATCCATAAGAAGCCACTAAATAGCCACCTAAAGTCGGAGCTACCATAGGCGAAATAGCAATCACCAATACCAGCATAGCAAATGCCTGGGCTGTTTTTTCAACCGGAAATAAATCTCTCACCAATGCCTGTGCCGCTACCATACCTGCACAGCCACCTATAGCCTGAACCAGACGCATGAATATGAGTGATTCTACAGAGTTTGTGTATGCACAACCTACTGAGGCAATGATGTAAATAACCAAACCGATGTACAATGGTCTTTTTCTGCCAAAGCGGTCAAGCAGAGGTCCGTAAAATAACTGACCGAATGAGATACCAATAAAATAACTGGTAAGCGATAACTGCACCTTATCAATAGTAGAACCCAGATCCTTCGCAATGGCAGGAAAACCAGGTAAATACATATCTATTGAAAAAGGGCTGATAGTAGACAAAAGGCCTAAAATTAATATCAGCGTAAAATATTGCAGTTTACTCATATATTAAATAATGTTACTAAGTGTATATTTAACACTAAGAAAAATAAGGTTTAAATGATGTCTAACGTAGCTCATATGATTTGGTTCAGATATTTCTATTAATCTTATTTTATTTTTCTACCCACAGTCAAAATGCATGAAAGAGTACAGAAAATTCTGCTTATTTAAGGAAATGCTCTTAATTTTGCAGCCCTAAAGAACAACCTATTAGTTATATATACATGTCGTTAAAAGAAAAGTATCCGATTTCATTGTACAACACTTTAAGTGGTCAAAGAGAGAAGTTTGAACCCCTCAATGCAGATAGTGTAGGCATGTATGTGTGTGGACCCACCGTTTACAGTGACGTCCATCTGGGTAATGTTCGAACCTTTATGAGCTTTGACATAGTTTACAGATACCTAATGTATGTAGGTTATAAGGTGCGGTATGTTCGTAATATAACCGACGTAGGTCACCTGGTAGATGATGCTGACGAAGGAGAAGACAAGATTGCTAAGAAGGCAAGAATAGAAAAACTGGAGCCAATGGAGTTAGTAAAAAAATACACTAGCGGCTTCCACAAAGTTTTAGATGACTTCAACGTTTTACCTGTGAGCATAGAGCCATGCGCTACTGGCCATATAGTGGAACAAATAGATATGGTGAAAGAGCTTATCGAAAATGGCTGGGCTTATGAGGTAAACGGATCTGTTTACTTTGATGTAGCTAAGTATGATAAGTCTCATTCATACGGAAGACTTTCCAAACGAAAAATTGAGGAACTGATGGAAAGTGGAAGAACACTGGATAGTCAGGACGAAAAGAAAAATAAAATTGACTTTGCCATCTGGAAAAAGGCTTCACCAAGCCATATTATGAGATGGAATTCACCATGGGGCGAAGGCTTCCCAGGCTGGCACCTTGAATGTACTGTAATGAGTACCAAATACTTAGGTGAATCCTTTGATATTCATGGTGGTGGTATGGATTTAGTATTCCCACATCATGAATGTGAGATAGCTCAGTCCGTTGGTGCTACTGGAAAAGATCCGGTAAAATACTGGATGCATGCTAACATGCTTACCGTTAACGGGCAGAAAATGAGCAAATCATTAGGTAACTCATTCTTACCGGAGGAACTATTCGCTGGGGATCATGAACTGTTAGACAGAGGTTTTGGCCCTATGGTAGTGAGATTCTTCATGCTACAATCGCATTATTCCAGCACCTTAGATTTTTCTAATGAAGCTCTTATAGCAGCAGAAAAAGGATATAAACGCCTGATGGAAGGTTTTAAAATATCTAAAAATCTTGAATACACTAAGGGTCAAGTAAACAATGACCTTGAAGCTTCTGTAAATCAAATGATTGATAGCCTATTTGCTAACATGGGTGATGATTTTAATACCGCAAAAACATTAGCGGTTCTTTTTGAAATCACTACACTTATGAACAACATCAAGGCTGGCAATAATAAAACAGGTGAACTTTCTAAGGAAACCTTCGAGCTTCTTATTCAGCATTATCAAGGTTTTATTTTAGATGTTCTTGGGCTAAGAGAAGAAACTGAGTCTAATAATGATTTGACCAATGGCGTTATAGAAATGCTCATTCAAGTAAGAATGGACGCTAAGGCTGCTAAAAATTATGCATTGTCTGATAAGATAAGGGATGATTTGAAAGCCCTAGGTGTTACCCTTAAGGATGGAAAAGAAGGAACAGAATTCAGCATTGATTAAAGTGATAAAGAACCTGATAAAGATGATATTCATTCTCCCTGTCAGGTTCTACCAACTCACCATCAGCCCTTTACTGGGCTCTAACTGTAGGCACTCCCCTACCTGCTCTCAGTATACTATTGAAGCCATTCAAGAATGGGGACCTATCAAAGGCATCTGGCTAGGCATGAAAAGAATTTCCAAATGTCACCCATGGGGCACCAGTGGATATGATCCTGTGCCTAAAAGGGATTCACATCCCAACTAATTCATTGATTTGAATTACCATAATTTGTAGAAACCTCTGTGGCGTTCACAACTAATTTCTGGATATTTGTTTAAACCACTAACGCTACTACCCTATGCTTAAAATAGATATGCATACTCATATTATTCCGAAGCACATGCCCAACTGGACGGAAAAATTTGGCTATGGAGACTTCATCTATTTGCAGCATCATCAGGAAGGTGTAGCCAAAATGATCAAAGGAAATCAGTTTTTTAGAGAGATTCAGGCCAATTGCTGGGATGCGGACATACGCATAAAAGAATACCAGCAGTTCAACACTCAGGTACAAGTGGTTTGTACTATTCCGGTTATGTTTTCTTATTGGGCTAAGCCCGACGATTGCCATGACCTATCCAGGTATTTAAATGACCACATTGCAGAATTAGTACATACACACCCAAAAAACTACATTGGCCTGGCCACCATACCTATGCAGGACGCTGACCTGGCCATTGAAGAGCTAGAGAGGTGCAAGAAATTGGGTTTCCCTGGCATACAAATTGGCAGTAATATCAATAATGAAAACCTTAATGAAGATCGCTTTTACCCCATCTTTGAGGCTTGTCAGGAGTTAGATATGGCGGTAATGGTTCATCCATGGAATATGATGGGTATGGAACACATGTCAAAATATTGGTTGCCGTGGCTGGTGGGAATGCCTGCTGAGACCTCAAGGGCTATTTGCTCCATCATTTTCTCAGGCATCATGGAAAAACTACCAAAATTGCGCTTTAACTTCGTGCATGCCAGTGGTTCATTTTTAGCCACAATAGGCCGTATTGAGCA
This genomic interval carries:
- a CDS encoding amidohydrolase family protein, producing MLKIDMHTHIIPKHMPNWTEKFGYGDFIYLQHHQEGVAKMIKGNQFFREIQANCWDADIRIKEYQQFNTQVQVVCTIPVMFSYWAKPDDCHDLSRYLNDHIAELVHTHPKNYIGLATIPMQDADLAIEELERCKKLGFPGIQIGSNINNENLNEDRFYPIFEACQELDMAVMVHPWNMMGMEHMSKYWLPWLVGMPAETSRAICSIIFSGIMEKLPKLRFNFVHASGSFLATIGRIEHGHNCRPDLVAIDNQVNPRHYLGKFWVDCITHDEKMLKYVLETQGSKRVTLGSDYPFPLGDLEIGKFIEEMDLSKETVEDIFCNSTLEWLKLDKKDYVDA
- the cysS gene encoding cysteine--tRNA ligase; the protein is MSLKEKYPISLYNTLSGQREKFEPLNADSVGMYVCGPTVYSDVHLGNVRTFMSFDIVYRYLMYVGYKVRYVRNITDVGHLVDDADEGEDKIAKKARIEKLEPMELVKKYTSGFHKVLDDFNVLPVSIEPCATGHIVEQIDMVKELIENGWAYEVNGSVYFDVAKYDKSHSYGRLSKRKIEELMESGRTLDSQDEKKNKIDFAIWKKASPSHIMRWNSPWGEGFPGWHLECTVMSTKYLGESFDIHGGGMDLVFPHHECEIAQSVGATGKDPVKYWMHANMLTVNGQKMSKSLGNSFLPEELFAGDHELLDRGFGPMVVRFFMLQSHYSSTLDFSNEALIAAEKGYKRLMEGFKISKNLEYTKGQVNNDLEASVNQMIDSLFANMGDDFNTAKTLAVLFEITTLMNNIKAGNNKTGELSKETFELLIQHYQGFILDVLGLREETESNNDLTNGVIEMLIQVRMDAKAAKNYALSDKIRDDLKALGVTLKDGKEGTEFSID
- the yidD gene encoding membrane protein insertion efficiency factor YidD; this encodes MEKKEQNSALIKVIKNLIKMIFILPVRFYQLTISPLLGSNCRHSPTCSQYTIEAIQEWGPIKGIWLGMKRISKCHPWGTSGYDPVPKRDSHPN